From the Papaver somniferum cultivar HN1 chromosome 2, ASM357369v1, whole genome shotgun sequence genome, the window AAGCTCCTAAGATCATTCAGAAAGAAGGTGCTTCACATGGGCTACATTTGAACATCAGGAAGATGGAGATTTCATGGCCTGCTGTAGATCCAAGAAGCCTCATGGCATATGTCTTCCTTGTGAGCATTAGTAAGCCCTCTAATGGGGTTAAACTTCTTGGAGGACCTGTTAGCCTTGACATCCAATTTTGCAGCGATATGGTCAAGTTCAGAGCCAATAAAACTGTCCATCTGATGAACTCCGTAAAAAAGTTGAAGGACCCACAGAGTGAACTTTTGTTACTACGCAACTGCACTGGTGTCTCAAAACTATATTTCACTCTTCGCACTATTAACCCTCAAGTCTTACCTGCTGTTACTGAACATTATGATCAGCAACTACTGGGATACTTACAACATATAGTTACCGGTGATGGAGTTGGTTTTGGTATTCTTCATCAAAGATTTGATACACTTCCATTTGGTTTTGGGCTGATACTAGCCATTACTGTtacctggtgttgatggtggtttttagtttagggtcaaaATTGtcaaaccctgtatttaatgcgctgtcatcttGCAAAGGAACGAAAGCCATATGAGGGTGATGAGTACATAAACCTCTTCGCTCACGGATGTATTGAGCAACCCGATATATTCCGATATATATATGTAATTCAATCAGAATGATGCGTGTAATAgcgatcccaaatattctgtgaattttatctatTACCGGCATTATTTGCTAACACATTGcacgcctagtattttcctatgttatgttctcaaccgaactcttaatattggcatgacatgacgattaaatgttcactctcagcagagtagcgtgaatctcccgaagtgtcagtattgagatctgcacaaaaatactcacacaggctgcatcatcCTCTGATAAAGATATTTTTGTATCGACACACTTTTAAAAAGATAACTCGGTCAaacatgtttaaattccttaaggaagaTCTAGACTGTCAATATCAGTCTCAAGAGTGATCACGGCCACATGATTTGGTTGTACGATTCAGCAAACCTAGATCGCTTTTTGTGGAATTAGGCAAACACCGTAGTGACCATCGGCGGGCCCATTAGTGCCCTAGCTGATCGAATCCTACCTAGTACATACGCGGCGCTTTGAATGATtgacccaaacatgggtgatcgcgttgttgaaGGAAAGAGATCAAACGAGATAGACCGACCAAAATGGTCTCAGaaacatcacgaccgtccaacttcgccagcttagttggacggcttagattttccTACAAACGACTAAATGAGTATTGGCATGTTCAGTGgcggcccaactcctcccttggtcgatcgacctgcccacAACAGGTCCAGAGAATGCCAAAACGTTTATCCAAACTAGAGCAAACGGGTTATTCTAAAGACCCTAATTAGGTCGTGGCAGTATACAACTGTCGAAAATCAgtcgtgtccgtccaacttagccagcatagtGGGACGGCTTAGATTGTGTTTCAGACGATCAAGAAGGTGGACATGAGTTCACCACCGGTCCAACTTCATTACCATTCGATCGACTTGCCCGTGAGAAGTCAATAACGCATCGAATCGCTCGATTGAACTAGAGTAGTCGCGGCtgttctaaaccctaattcatgtttgcggcagtatgctactatcgcaaatcgatcgtgaccactcatcttcgccagccgaatcaagTATCTAAGATCCGACCTTAGatgacccaggagatgtcaaTGCACTCTCTAGCTGCTCATCTTCACACATGGACAATCGACCTGTTCGAATCAACACCAGtgctttgattcgactagccaaaatAGGGAGGGCCACACGACCCTTAAACCCTAAATTATATCAACGACaatatacaactgccgcaaataaatcacgaccgtccaacttcgccagcctagtcggacggtgtagatttattttcataaaactaacaaagcaacattgtgatcgctggccactcttcctccacagggagtgatcgaccaagtcatagcacacccatagggtcctcaaacgatcacccaaagatggccggtcgtgctacttttaagacgctcaatccgtgactgattcaatcgagctcaaaaacagcgatgtatctaacacatcgattattttcagctgcttattcgaaagcgatgctttacatacattgattataagcaatgctttataaatagtggtttcacaaataatttattagttGACCAAAATCACTGTGTGCTGCTTTCAGCAacgagtcccacgactcgacccacttactcgagacatcaaacatgtcacaaactgggggatgctcactggggtattggtctggcggtttacaacgtgcggcgtgcaacgggCCCATTACGAGAAAATGTATCGAAAGAACAAACGGTTAACAGcaatgagatagtgggtgaacttgtgattaatcttccctcataacggaaacacgatgatcaccactTTCCGCACAAACCCaattctccactacttaacttcttCCACCTCCTATGAGAtcaggtgcgctcaatgacttgtataaataggttttcaatctatttcgacagACGGAACACAAGTAGCCAAAAACCatttttatgatacaagtcataaacagacacaccttcataattcaacattctgatctcaaacaccttcttcgcccccctccctaagatcaacccttctccttcaccttacGACCGAGTTGaatatggaacgactatttcttggtttaggccagagtcttacagattgatctctcgaatctaaaagtactcttgTGCAGTGCATTTctctagggtttgaattcgtttctcatcaacacctaaaatttaccaaaaccagtagaatcagtttttacccca encodes:
- the LOC113349746 gene encoding uncharacterized protein LOC113349746; amino-acid sequence: MANYLGDHQFGAGIPCGGESILHAANRMLKLKVRKIATHFSLDMHAWYLDDDTIIGDTMEVSKAPKIIQKEGASHGLHLNIRKMEISWPAVDPRSLMAYVFLVSISKPSNGVKLLGGPVSLDIQFCSDMVKFRANKTVHLMNSVKKLKDPQSELLLLRNCTGVSKLYFTLRTINPQVLPAVTEHYDQQLLGYLQHIVTGDGVGFGILHQRFDTLPFGFGLILAITVTWC